The sequence below is a genomic window from Barrientosiimonas humi.
GACGTAGCGGAAGCGGTCGTGCAGGCGGCTGCGGCGCCCGCCCCACAGCTCCACCTCGTCGCAGTGGATGAGGTAGCCGCCCCAGAAGTCCGGCACCGGCACGTCGTCGGGGCTGCCGTGGTCGGACCACTTCTCGGCGTACGCCGCGTAGGCCTGCTCCAGCGCCGCCCGGTCCTCGACCGGCTGGGACTGCGCCGAGGTCCACGCGCTGATCCGCGACCCCCACGGCCGGCTGCGGAAGTACGCCTCGACCGTCTCGCGCGGCAGCTGCTCGGCGCGCCCGAACACCCGGATCGCCCGGAACATCGCGGGCCAGGTGAGCGAGGCGGCCACCGCGGCGTTCTCCGCGAGGTCGCGCCCCTTGCGCGAGCTGAGGTTGGTGAAGAAACCGAACCCGTCGGGCCCCAGGTGGCGCAGCAGCACGGTGCGCACCCGCGGCCGCCCCGACGCATCGGCCGTCGCCACCGAGAGCGCGTCCGGCTCGGGCACGTCCGCGCGCTCGCGCGCGGCGTCGCGCGCCTCGGTGACCCACTCCTCGACGAACGGCCAGGGCGCGGGCGGCATCACCCCGTCCTCGAGCCCGTGTCCGTCGTAGTCGGTGCGCAGGACCTCGTTCACGAGCGCCAGCGTACGTCGGCCCCGGCCCCGCCGGGCCGGTCACCGGACCTCTTGCCCGGCTCGATCTATATTGCTAGCATTCCGGCATGGTCGAACCCGCGAGCAGCACCAAGGCGCAGTTCAACGTCTATCTGCCGAAGCCGCTGATCACCCGCATCAAGCACCTCGCGATCGACGAGGAGCACAGCCTCAGCGCGCTGGTCGAGAAGGCGCTGACCGAGTAC
It includes:
- the pdxH gene encoding pyridoxamine 5'-phosphate oxidase; amino-acid sequence: MNEVLRTDYDGHGLEDGVMPPAPWPFVEEWVTEARDAARERADVPEPDALSVATADASGRPRVRTVLLRHLGPDGFGFFTNLSSRKGRDLAENAAVAASLTWPAMFRAIRVFGRAEQLPRETVEAYFRSRPWGSRISAWTSAQSQPVEDRAALEQAYAAYAEKWSDHGSPDDVPVPDFWGGYLIHCDEVELWGGRRSRLHDRFRYVRVGDGDLADPTSWELSRLQP
- a CDS encoding ribbon-helix-helix protein, CopG family: MVEPASSTKAQFNVYLPKPLITRIKHLAIDEEHSLSALVEKALTEYADRQEQKK